The proteins below are encoded in one region of Megalopta genalis isolate 19385.01 unplaced genomic scaffold, iyMegGena1_principal scaffold0041, whole genome shotgun sequence:
- the LOC143261201 gene encoding uncharacterized protein LOC143261201: MTTAILQIYDNLNQLTRCRTLLDTCSTANFITERLASRLQLRKKKCSTSITILNQLTTSSISSLTATIRSKSGGFEKTLEFLVIPHISETEPQQHIDRSSIQIPANLQLADPEFHKPAPVDMLLGTGITLSLLSVGQIDLSPRNGPELFLQKTQLGWVIGGSVSSTTSREQQRPTPSSIKSTQQKRNTDPQVTDESASPTSREADDLPNDATQPTKGVQSSANQDKPPKRTCHVTQLEFDVRRFWEIEEGPSTRHLSSEELACEEHFQRNVQRNDTGRYIVALPFKRDPACLGHSHNRALKRFNSLQRRFKRDPAFKNQYTTVMQEYLDLGHMSEDTDPNKNHGFFLPHHAVVKETSMTTKLRVVFDGSAKTDTGVSLNETLMVGPTIQEDLFSHILRFRLHNYVLTGDIEKMYRQFLLREEDRKFQRVIWTNPRGEVKTFKLNTVTFGLSPAPFLATRCLQQLAEDEGHRFKYAGHIVRRDLYVDDLLTGAATVEETISIRDEVIDLLHHAGLNIRQWASNCPTILQGLPEGSVNVKLEAHDDKTLKTLGVAWNSLEDSIVYSVTPIAVDTRVTKRTILSNIAKIFDPLGLLGPVIITAKLIMQKLWQIKLDWDESVPHNIHSTWVNYCSQLNLLNNMAFPRPILLSDVAATQLHGLCDASEIGYGACIYLRSSNANGQIQSRLLCAKSRVTPLKSVTLPRLELCGAQLLVKLYATVLNSIHVRIDQTIFWTDSTITLHWINSSPHLLKAFVANRVSDIQTKTSSNMWRHVLSKDNPADALSRGQLPVEFIQNSVWKHGPSWLSQDESFWPQLKLPSLDMLPEIRSKTCLLTKTAASCEILQRYSSITKLQRIVAYCLRFKPDNRFKGPVSAEELNTANKTILRLTQRECFAEEMQDLSQGRRVHRKSKLNTLDPFLDRDGVIRVGGRLKHADIPYSQQHPIVLPKSHHLTTLILRNEHLRSMHAVVQATLYSTRQRY; encoded by the coding sequence ATGACCACCGCAATACTACAAATCTATGACAACCTCAACCAGTTAACAAGATGCAGAACGCTGTTGGACACGTGTTCAACAGCAAACTTCATCACGGAACGGCTGGCGTCAAGGCTCCAGCTACGCAAGAAGAAATGCTCAACGTCCATTACAATATTAAACCAACTAACGACGTCGAGTATTTCCTCACTCACGGCAACGATCCGATCGAAGTCCGGCGGATTCGAGAAAACGCTGGAATTTCTCGTTATCCCCCACATCTCGGAGACGGAGCCACAACAACACATCGACCGGAGCTCTATCCAGATACCAGCAAATCTCCAACTTGCTGATCCAGAATTCCACAAGCCAGCTCCAGTCGACATGCTACTGGGGACTGGCATAACACTTTCGCTGCTCAGCGTCGGGCAAATCGACCTTTCACCTCGCAATGGACCTGAGCTTTTTCTGCAAAAGACCCAATTAGGGTGGGTAATTGGTGGCAGTGTTAGTTCTACAACAAgccgagaacaacaacgaccaaCGCCTTCctccatcaaatccacgcagcaGAAAAGGAATACAGATCCACAAGTCACCGACGAGTCAGCATCTCCAACGAGCAGAGAGGCAGACGATTTGCCAAACGATGCCACGCAGCCGACCAAGGGAGTGCAGTCTTCAGCGAACCAAGACAAACCCCCCAAGCGGACTTGTCACGTCACTCAACTTGAGTTCGACGTAAGGAGATTCTGGGAGATCGAAGAAGGACCATCTACGCGTCATCTCTCCTCAGAAGAACTGGCCTGCGAGGAGCATTTTCAGCGCAACGTGCAACGGAATGACACCGGCCGATATATCGTCGCACTACCATTCAAAAGGGATCCAGCTTGTCTCGGACATTCCCATAACAGAGCTCTCAAACGTTTCAACTCACTGCAacgacgattcaaacgagatccAGCCTTCAAAAATCAATATACCACAGTCATGCAAGAGTACCTGGATCTCGGTCACATGTCCGAAGACACTGACCCAAACAAAAACCATGGGTTTTTCCTGCCTCATCATGCAGTCGTGAAGGAAACCAGCATGACTACCAAACTTCGTGTAGTCTTCGACGGTTCGGCAAAAACCGACACAGGGGTTTCTCTCAATGAAACTCTCATGGTCGGACCAACCATTCAGGAGGATCTTTTCTCGCATATTCTTCGGTTTCGACTTCACAATTACGTCCTTACCGGAGATATCGAGAAAATGTATCGGCAGTTCCTTCTACGCGAGGAAGACAGGAAATTTCAACGGGTCATCTGGACCAATCCAAGAGGCGAAGTGAAAACCTTCAAACTCAACACCGTCACCTTCGGTTTATCTCCGGCTCCATTTCTAGCCACACGATGTCTTCAACAACTTGCCGAAGACGAAGGACATCGATTCAAGTATGCGGGACACATCGTGAGACGCGACTTGTACGTTGACGACCTGTTGACCGGAGCAGCCACCGTAGAAGAGACCATCAGCATCCGGGACGAAGTTATCGACTTGTTGCATCACGCAGGTCTTAACATTCGTCAATGGGCATCAAACTGTCCCACCATCCTTCAAGGACTTCCGGAAGGCAGTGTCAACGTCAAGCTCGAAGCCCACGATGACAAAACATTGAAGACTCTCGGCGTGGCATGGAATTCCCTCGAAGATTCCATAGTCTACTCAGTGACACCGATCGCTGTCGATACGAGAGTCACCAAGAGGACGATTCTCTCTAACATTGCCAAAATTTTTGATCCACTGGGATTACTTGGTCCAGTTATCATCACTGCCAAGCTGATCATGCAAAAATTGTGGCAAATCAAATTGGATTGGGATGAATCCGTTCCTCACAACATACATTCCACGTGGGTAAATTATTGCTCACAACTCAACCTATTGAACAACATGGCCTTCCCACGACCAATTCTTCTGTCGGACGTCGCAGCCACTCAACTCCATGGACTTTGCGACGCCAGCGAGATTGGCTATGGAGCGTGCATTTATCTGCGATCCAGCAATGCCAACGGCCAAATTCAATCCAGATTGTTGTGTGCAAAATCTCGTGTAACCCCTCTCAAGTCAGTCACCTTACCACGCCTCGAGCTCTGCGGCGCACAATTATTGGTCAAATTGTATGCCACCGTTCTTAATTCAATTCACGTGAGAATTGACCAAACCATATTCTGGACCGATTCAACGATCACCCTCCATTGGATCAACTCTTCCCCACACTTGCTGAAAGCATTTGTAGCGAATCGAGTTTCCGATATCCAAACGAAGACATCGAGCAATATGTGGAGACACGTGCTGTCTAAGGACAATCCTGCCGATGCTTTATCACGCGGTCAACTGCCCGTTGAGTTTATCCAAAACTCCGTTTGGAAACACGGTCCAAGTTGGCTATCGCAAGACGAATCTTTCTGGCCTCAGCTCAAACTCCCTTCCTTGGACATGCTACCGGAAATCAGAAGCAAAACATGTCTACTCACAAAGACAGCAGCTTCGTGTGAGATACTGCAGCGGTATTCATCGATCACCAAATTGCAACGAATCGTTGCATACTGCCTTCGATTCAAACCGGACAACCGCTTCAAGGGACCTGTGTCAGCCGAGGAATTGAACACTGCCAACAAAACCATACTCCGTTTGACACAACGAGAATGCTTCGCCGAAGAGATGCAAGATTTATCTCAAGGTCGCAGGGTTCACCGCAAGAGCAAACTCAACACGCTCGACCCATTCCTCGATCGAGACGGCGTCATCCGAGTGGGAGGACGTTTGAAGCATGCAGACATCCCATATTCCCAACAACATCCGATCGTGCTTCCCAAATCGCACCATTTGACAACGCTCATTTTGCGAAACGAACATTTACGCAGCATGCACGCTGTTGTCCAAGCCACGCTGTACAGTACCCGACAACGATACTGA
- the LOC143261202 gene encoding uncharacterized protein LOC143261202 has product MGDLPKARVNEDRPFNNVGVDYCGPFFVKEKKFRNRNRIKVYVAVFVCLAVKAVHLELVSDMTTDGFLAALRRFTARRGKCHAIYSDNGTNFVGANRELKEIHQLLSSQDHQRKVDAYLTNEGINWHFIPPRSPNFGGLWEAAVKSFKHHMRRVIANELLTFEELNTFIIEIEAILNSRPLTPLSSDPNDLCALTPGHFLIGSALNTLPEVDFTTTPSNKLSIWQHLQKLKRDFWARWYKEYLNELNIRHKWTSGSHNIKTGTLVLVKEDNLPPMQWALGRVLEVHPGTDGIIRAVTIQTVQGNIKRNIRQLAPLPTDVGREL; this is encoded by the coding sequence ATGGGAGATCTGCCAAAAGCTCGCGTCAACGAAGATCGACCATTCAACAACGTCGGGGTCGACTACTGCGGTCCTTTCTTCGTCAAGGAGAAGAAGTTCCGTAACAGAAACCGAATCAAGGTCTACGTCGCTGTCTTTGTATGCCTCGCTGTGAAGGCAGTACACCTGGAGCTAGTCAGCGACATGACCACCGATGGCTTCCTGGCAGCCTTACGTCGATTCACTGCTCGACGAGGGAAATGTCACGCCATCTATTCCGATAACGGAACGAATTTCGTTGGAGCAAATAGAGAGCTCAAAGAAATTCATCAACTGCTGAGTTCACAGGATCATCAACGCAAAGTGGATGCCTACTTGACCAACGAAGGGATCAACTGGCATTTCATTCCACCAAGGTCACCAAACTTCGGAGGTTTATGGGAAGCGGCAGTGAAGTCGTTCAAACACCACATGAGACGAGTGATAGCCAACGAATTGCTGACTTTCGAAGAACTCAACACCTTCATCATCGAAATCGAAGCAATTCTCAACTCAAGGCCTCTCACTCCATTGTCTTCGGATCCGAACGATCTTTGTGCTCTAACTCCAGGACATTTCTTAATCGGCAGCGCACTCAACACATTACCGGAGGTCGACTTCACAACCACTCCATCGAACAAACTCTCCATCTGGCAACATCTCCAGAAACTCAAGCGTGATTTTTGGGCGAGATGGTATAAGGAATACCTCAATGAGCTAAACATTCGCCACAAGTGGACCAGCGGCAGCCATAACATCAAGACGGGAACGCTCGTTCTCGTTAAAGAGGACAACCTACCACCCATGCAGTGGGCCCTCGGACGGGTTCTCGAAGTCCACCCTGGTACAGACGGCATCATCCGAGCAGTCACCATCCAAACCGTGCAAGGCAATATTAAACGAAACATCAGACAACTTGCACCGTTACCAACTGATGTAGGCCGCGAATTGTAA